Proteins from a genomic interval of Papaver somniferum cultivar HN1 chromosome 4, ASM357369v1, whole genome shotgun sequence:
- the LOC113271930 gene encoding uncharacterized protein LOC113271930, producing the protein MAPSFVDMVASTNPGSAANYSFGREDNCFKSMMITFHSPIHGWKNGCRKVVGIDACHLTGKLGGCLIDVTGLDAQNQLKPLIESDDERITFISDRQKGLIEAVSALFPRSPHRYYFRHMFKNMKTHYKGSKIHNLIWNAAKAYKFTHWKFHMDALVLENGDVAQYKMNEDPIRWSKAFFDPSCCCEYMNNNFSESFNNMIKKLRDKPICTLVLMYGQLIMGLWYRRTQLSMNWQNVELVPEAMKLIGKMKECTGQFRISGVVYGQSYQVTSIHNSIFQVDLINKTCSCVQWQLRGFPCQHVVCVLKTLRPNGADYYYTVDAYKSTYAIQMQLIRGREDLERLYTVTVFIPQDPFVKPPIDMRKPGKPAKKRKLGHYDHVSEKKQRTLKRCNQIAHNRRTCAGGEVGSNPKERRPRSMVDGGTQETTYPDPAECSSSRSRRWRGRGSRGGRGRGSASTSAAASTSASTSQTTPSTSSAPASGGRGGRGGRGARGGRGVVQQTFSQSVNGTGWFSQTLSQTFQAPKPQKKGTSTTQ; encoded by the exons ATGGCCCCCTCCTTTGTAGACATGGTGGCAAGTACTAATCCTGGTTCTGCAGCAAATTACAGTTTTGGAAG GGAGGATAATTGCTTTAAGTCAATGATGATTACATTTCATTCTCCAATTCATGGGTGGAAAAATGGTTGCAGAAAAGTGGTTGGTATTGATGCATGTCACCTTACTGGAAAGCTGGGAGGTTGTCTTATAGATGTAACTGGTTTAGATGCACAGAACCAG TTAAAGCCCCTGATTGAATCAGATGATGAAAGAATTACTTTCATTTCTGATAGGCAAAAAGGTTTGATTGAGGCTGTTAGTGCTTTATTTCCAAGAAGCCCACACAGATATTATTTTAG ACACATGTTCAAGAATATGAAGACTCACTATAAGGGTTCAAAAATACATAACCTTATCTGGAATGCTGCTAAAGCCTATAAGTTCACCCACTGGAAG TTCCATATGGATGCTTTGGTGCTGGAAAATGGTGATGTTGCTCAATATAAGATGAACGAGGATCCTATCCGGTGGTCTAAAGCATTCTTTGACCCCTCTTGTTGCTGTGAATATATGAACAATAATTTCTCTGAGTCTTTCAATAACATGATTAAGAAACTTAGAGACAAGCCTATTTGTACCTTGGTATTAATGTATGGACAGTTAATAATGGGCTTGTGGTATAGGAGAACGCAATTGTCTATGAACTGGCAAAATGTAGAATTAGTACCTGAAGCAATGAAGTTGATTGGGAAGATGAAAGAATGCACTGGTCAGTTTAGGATTAGTGGTGTTGTATATGGTCAGAGTTATCAAGTTACATCTATTCACAACTCTATCTTCCAAGTTGATCTGATTAACAAGACTTGTAGTTGTGTCCAATGGCAACTGAGGGGCTTTCCTTGTCAGCATGTTGTCTGTGTTTTGAAGACTTTAAGACCTAACGGGGCAGA TTATTACTACACAGTGGATGCATACAAATCCACTTATGCCATCCAAATGCAATTAATCAGAGGGAGAGAAGATTTGGAGAG GTTGTATACTGTAACTGTTTTTATA CCTCAAGATCCCTTTGTCAAGCCACCTATAGATATGAGGAAACCAGGAAAACCTGCTAAGAAGAGGAAGTTGGGGCATTATGATCATGTGAGTGAGAAGAAACAGAGGACATTGAAGAGATGCAACCAGATAGCCCACAACAGAAGAACTTGTGCTGGTGGTGAGGTTGGTTCTAATCCTAAAGAAAGGAGACCAAGATCCATGGTAGATGGGGGAACCCAAGAAACTACTTACCCAGATCCAGCTGAGTGCAGTTCCAGCAGGAGCAGGAGATGGAGAGGCAGAGGTTCTAGGGGAGGTAGAGGTAGAGGATCTGCATCAACTTCTGCAGCTGCATCAACCTCAGCATCAACATCTCAAACTACACCATCAACATCTTCTGCACCTGCATCTGGAGGAAGGGGTGGAAGGGGTGGTAGAGGAGCAAGAGGTGGAAGGGGAGTTGTGCAACAGACTTTTAGCCAGTCTGTCAATGGTACTGGTTGGTTCAGCCAGACTTTGAGCCAAACTTTTCAAGCACCAAAGCCACAAAAGAAGGGAACATCTACAACTCAGTAG